DNA sequence from the Oncorhynchus gorbuscha isolate QuinsamMale2020 ecotype Even-year unplaced genomic scaffold, OgorEven_v1.0 Un_scaffold_3569, whole genome shotgun sequence genome:
atacagttgaagtcggaagtttacatacacatacatatgccaaatacatttaaacctgacatttaatcctagtaaaaatgccctgtcttaggtcagttaggatcaccactttattttaagaatgtgaaatgtcagaataataatagagagaaagactcatttcagcttttatttctttcatcacattcccagtgggtcagaagtttacatacactcaattagtatttggtagcattgcctttaaatagtttaacttgggtcaaacgtttcaggtagccttccacaagcttcccacaataagttgggtgaatgttggcctattcctcctgacagagctggtgtaactgaatcaagTTTGTaggctcacacacgctttttcagttttgaCCACAAATTTTccttaggttgaggtcagggctctgtgatggccactccaataccttgactttgttgtccttaagccattttgccacaactttggaagtatgcttgaggtcattgtccattttgaagacccatttgcgaccaagctttaacttcctgactgatgtcttgagatgtcgcttcaatatattcacataattttccgtcctcatgatgccatctattttgtgaagtgcacccatCCCTccggcagcaaagcacccacacaacatgatgctgccacccccgtgcttcacggttgggatggtgttctttggcttgcaagactccccctttttcctccaaacataatgatggtcattatggccaaacagttctatttttgtttcatcagaccagaggacatttctccaaaaagtatgatctttgtccccatgtgcagttacaaaccatagtctgtcttttttatggctgttttagagcagtggcttcttccttgctgagcggccttttaggttatgttgatataggactcatttactgtggatatagatacttttgtacctttttcctccacaaggtcctttgctattgttcttagattgatttgcacttttcgtactaaagtacgttcatctctaggagacagacggcatctccttcctgagcggtatgacgactgcgtggtcccatggtgtttatacttgcatactattgtttgtacagatgaacggggtaccttcaggcatttggaaattgctcccaaaaatgaaccagacttgtggaggtctacaattgttttcctgaggtcttggctgatttctttttattttcccatcatgtcaagcaaagaggcactgagtttgaaggtagaccttgaaatacatccacagatacacctccatttgactcaaattaTTCCTTTTAGCCcttcaaaagcttctaaagccattaaataattttctggaattttccaagctgtttaaaggtacagtaaacttagtgtatgttaacttctgacccactggaattgtgatataatctgtctgtaaacaattgttggaaaaatgacttgtgtcatgcacaaagtagatgtcctaatcgacttgccaaaactatagtttgttaacaagaaatttgtggagtggttgaaaaacgagttttaatgactccaacctatgtgtatgtacacttctgacttcaactgtacatggcaCATTTAAATTGAACAGTCACAAAAGAATAATACATTGCCAAACATAAACTTAATCCAAACCCttagcccatcccacctatcaccatagacatcagctctttaatcccacccctcagccactctcagcccatcccacctatcaccatagacctcagctctttaatcccacccctcagccactctcagcccatcccacctatcaccatagacctcagctctttaatatcaaccctcagccactctcagcccatcccacctatcaccatagacctcagctctttaatcccaaccctcagccactctcggcccatcccacctatcatcATAGACCACCCTcatttggtttccatgtgccatgtattttttcaacaagcatttctcaacggctggccatgccttccgcctggccactcctacctcggccaacagctccggcccccccgcagctcctcgcccaagcctctccaggttctcctttacccaaatccagataacagatgttctgaaagagctgcaaaacctggacctgtataaatcagctgggcttgacaatctggaccctctatttctgaaactatccgccgccattgtcgcaacccctattaccagcctgttcaacctctctttcatattgtctgagatccccaaggattgaacgctgctgcagtcatccccctcttcaaaggggagacaccctggacccaaactgttacagacctatatccattctgccctgcctatctaaggtcttcgaaagccaagtcaacaaacaggtcactgaccatctcgaatcccaccgtaccttctccgctatgcaatctggtttccgagccggtcacgggtgcacctcagccacactcaaggtactaaacgacatcataaccgccatcgataaaagacagtattgtgcagccgtcttcatcgaccttgccaaggctttcgactctgtcaatcaccagattcttatcggcagactcagtagcctcggtttttcggatgactgccttgcctggttcaccaattactttgcagacagagttcagtgtgtcaaatcggagggcatgctgtccggtcctctggcagtctctatgggggtgccacagggttcaattctcgggccgactcttttctctgtatatatcaatgatgttggtcttgctgcgggcgattccctgatccacctctacgcagatgacaccattctatatactttcggcccctcattggacactgtgctatctaacctccaaacgagattcaatgccatacaacactccttccgtggcctccaactgctcttaaacgctagtaaaaccaaatgcatgcttttcaaccattcgctgcctgcccccgcatgcccgactagcatcaccacactggatggttccgaccttgaatatgtggacacctataagtacctaggtgtctggctagactgcaaactctccttccagacccatatcaaacatctccaatcgaaaatcaaatcaagagtcggctttctattccgcaacaaagcctccttcactcacgctgccaagcttaccctagtaaaactgactatcctaccgatcctcgacttcggcgatgtcatctacaaaatcgcttccaacactctactcagcaaactggatgcagtttatcacagtgccatccgttttgtcactaaagcaccttatactacccaccactgtgacttgtatgctctagtcggctggccctcgctacatattcgtcgccagacccactggctccaggtcatctacaaggccatgctaggtaaagctccaccttatctcagttcactggtcacgatggcaacacccatccgtagcacgcgctccagcaggtgtatctcactgatcatccctaaagccaacacctcattcggccgcctttcgttccagtactctgctgcctgtgactggaatgaattgcaaaaatcgctgaagttggagacttttatctccctcaccaacttcaaacatcagctatctgagcagctaaccgatcgctgcagctgtaaataatctattggtaaatagcccacccattttcacctacctaatccccacagtttttatttatttacttttctgctcttttgcacaccaatatctctacctgtacatgatcatctgatcatttatcactccagtgttaatctgcaatattgtaattattcccctacctcctcatgccttttgcacacattgtatatagactcccctttttttctactgtgttattgacttgttaattgtttactccatgtgtaactctgtgttgtctgttcacactgctatgctttatcttggccaggtcgcagttgcaaatgataacttgttctcaactagcctacctggttaaataaaggtgaaaaaaaaaaaaaaaaaaaatccacagattgtgagctaaAGACGAAAACCTTTCCTACGAGtattattacattatttattgactgactgTGGCTTTCCAAAGTGCATGTTGTGTTTGTATGCCCGATATATATAGCATTCTGTTGGTGGCAATCATTTTTCAGTATTCACACACATAGCCCTTCTGTAGGATCTATATGGCTTTGTCTAATAAGGAGGTCACTTCCCCAACAAGAGATAACTTCAGTTAAATGTATGTGAATATAAAGGACGCCTGGTTATCCCTTTACTGTTATTGTGCTTAGACAGTCCATACATCATCTATGTCCCAGTCCTTTCTCACCACCTGAGAGTAAACTGTGTCTTCCCTTAAAGAATGCTGTTGTCCCACTGCCACTGCAGAGTAGGTGACATCCTCAGCTGGCTTGACATCTGCATCTTTCTGGTCTTCTCCAGATGGGTCGTGTGCTTTCCTCTTGTCAATGTTGAATCTGACGATCTCAGAATAAACCAGGTCCTGGGGAATgacaaagggagggagagggtgagatagaTGAGGATCACTGAATGATTACAAATATAATGTGATTAGCTAAAATCTTAGGCTGGAATTCAGTCAAACGCAGAGCGAAAAACAGGTTTTCAACAAAAGAACTCACCtcctgtcttcctgtcctgtCTGCATTGACCACCAGGCTGCTTGCATCTGAAAAACAACCACAGCGGGTCTTACAGAAAGCAGAAATCCAGGACAGGTCTAACTGAGCAGAAGGGGAACTTGAGTCGTGTGGTTGCTACTCACCAATGCTGACAGAGGGGTTGAATAAAGCCTTGTGCCTAGTTAGAGAGAATAATATAAATACATTCACTGGTAAAACACAAGATTCAGTTCCTCTGCACTTGTAATGTCTGATGATACATTGCATGCCATtgagatacatacagtatatgttcATTATGTTCTGGAACTATGTGTTACAGACAGCGTACACACACCTCTTCCTGGCAATGATGAGGTAAGCTGTGGCTGTCACGACAGCTGTTACCAGGAGGGCTGCGGTAACAATTCCCACAACCTCGCCAGATGATGGAGGTGGAATCTGATCTGGGAAGGAAACAAAACCCCTGTAACCTCTTTGACCTCTGATACAGCTGCATGTCAGATTGAATCCTACAGTATCTACAGGAAAACTATTGTCACTAATCAATGTTAATATTTCAATCATTTAATGAGATCCTTTCTTTTCTTCCCTATATTAAGAGTTCCagagggttgagtggagctgaaggatgggactaaaaacaaacacaatataactattgtaaaatatactgtgtccgtaaaatgtatatagtatgtagaagcctaagtgttgttgcccattagtttactccaaatAGGGGAGAGATGGAATGGTTAGGGGAAAATGACATATAAAAAATAGATATATATTGGAAATGATGGAAATGATgcatacaattacattgatggaagccacaatctatctgcaatattaaagatgAACTTCCAGACTTACTCAGTACAGTGAGGATGGTTGTTCTCTCAAATGAGCCACTGGGGAAGACTGTCAGGAGACAGATGTATTTCCCTGCATCAGTCATCTCCACATCTTTTATAGTAATAGAGGAATCACCGGCGGAAGCTCCAGCGAACTCCAACCTCCCTTTTAGAGGTGACCCAGAAATGTTTTGCCCTAAGTTAGGGTTAAAGACAGCTATGGAAAACTTTTTAGTATCTGACATCTCCCACTGCCACTCAGCCTGAATGAGAGTGCCCTGGAGCAACTTACAACGCAGTGTGACATCATTACCCTGGTACCCTGTCACCTGTGGTTCAACACTGACCTGAGCTTCCAACACTACTGGAGATGGAGACCGAAGAAGAgcgaggaatggagagagagagagagggattacgAACCATTTTTAAAAAACAGAATCATACAGTTGTTCATTATTGGTTTTTAGCTTCTGTTTTCCCCTCTAGTCTGAGTCGTGTTAATTTGGGACCGAAATATCAACATTTTTTGAAACTGAGAACTAAAATTAGTATTCCTTTTTGGACAAGTTCAGATGGTAACTCCCTGTTTTCTTCATATCTACTGAACAAAATTCCAGGTTAACAGGACCTTCTCTATTTTCCCTCCAGGTTAAAAGGGCCTTCTCTATAAGAGAATAAAGTTACAAATAAAAATGTCTTACCTGAAGAGAGGCCAATGTGTGCCAGCAGCAAAACGGCAGACAGTCTGCATTTTTCCATAGCACTCCTGCTACAAATGTGATCTGTGTAATCTATGGTCTACACACGGTCAAAACACTGTGATCTGTGTAATCTATGGTCTACACACGGTCAAAACACTGTGATCTGTGTAATCTATGGTCTACACACGGTCAAAACACTGTGATCTGTGTAATCTATGGTCTGCACACGGTCAAAATACCCTCAAATGGTTGTAAAGTAAATGAACTGAAGCATCAATCAGGAACTGAGCATAGACGGTGGAAAAGACTACTTGTCTAATGTGGGTTAACAAACCGCTACAGATAGAGAAGTGAAAATATAGGAAGCATATGTCGTACTTCCTCCCATGAGTTTGGTAAACTGTTTGAAACGGTTTCTGGTTATCTGGACCTTTTTTCTTTTTAGACTGTGGTCAGTATGACTACTGGTGATTTGCCGACATGTGGCAAGTCAGGAGTATTCTTTGATTGTCTGAAGATGATCCCTTGCCCCATGTTTAAAACACTTTTGTTTGCATGTGCGAGCGTGTGCACACGTACTGCGTACTGCATGTGCGAGCGTGTGCACGTACTGCATGTGCGAGCGTGTGCACGTACTGCATGTGCGAGCGTGTGCACGTACTGCATGTGCGAGCGTGTGCACGTACCGCATGTGCGTGCATGCAGGTGTGTAGGAAGGGTTATATTTGGATTGCTTCTCACTCAGATGACAATCAGCGTTACAAGCACTGCTATCACAATCCTAGTAACAGACCCCACTGACAACATTACTGATGATGGTTCTGAAAACACAATACAGCCTGGTTACACACACAGCCTTGATTTCCCACACCATCTCTTGTTCTTTAGGGTATTTTACGGCATGGATTACTAGACAGGAGCATTACAGAATGATAAATGCATAATAAATAACATTTGTTTGATAGGATAACTCACATTACCCTTGGGAGTTACTGACACCCAGCACAGTG
Encoded proteins:
- the LOC124027930 gene encoding uncharacterized protein LOC124027930 isoform X4; this translates as MEKCRLSAVLLLAHIGLSSVLEAQVSVEPQVTGYQGNDVTLRWRLEFAGASAGDSSITIKDVEMTDAGKYICLLTVFPSGSFERTTILTVLNQIPPPSSGEVVGIVTAALLVTAVVTATAYLIIARKRHKALFNPSVSIDASSLVVNADRTGRQEDLVYSEIVRFNIDKRKAHDPSGEDQKDADVKPAEDVTYSAVAVGQQHSLREDTVYSQVVRKDWDIDDVWTV
- the LOC124027930 gene encoding T-cell immunoreceptor with Ig and ITIM domains-like isoform X2; this encodes MEKCRLSAVLLLAHIGLSSVLEAQVSVEPQVTGYQGNDVTLRCKLLQGTLIQAEWQWEMSDTKKFSIAVFNPNLGQNISGSPLKGRLEFAGASAGDSSITIKDVEMTDAGKYICLLTVFPSGSFERTTILTVLNQIPPPSSGEVVGIVTAALLVTAVVTATAYLIIARKRHKALFNPSVSIDASSLVVNADRTGRQEDLVYSEIVRFNIDKRKAHDPSGEDQKDADVKPAEDVTYSAVAVGQQHSLREDTVYSQVVRKDWDIDDVWTV
- the LOC124027930 gene encoding T-cell immunoreceptor with Ig and ITIM domains-like isoform X1 codes for the protein MEKCRLSAVLLLAHIGLSSVVLEAQVSVEPQVTGYQGNDVTLRCKLLQGTLIQAEWQWEMSDTKKFSIAVFNPNLGQNISGSPLKGRLEFAGASAGDSSITIKDVEMTDAGKYICLLTVFPSGSFERTTILTVLNQIPPPSSGEVVGIVTAALLVTAVVTATAYLIIARKRHKALFNPSVSIDASSLVVNADRTGRQEDLVYSEIVRFNIDKRKAHDPSGEDQKDADVKPAEDVTYSAVAVGQQHSLREDTVYSQVVRKDWDIDDVWTV
- the LOC124027930 gene encoding uncharacterized protein LOC124027930 isoform X3, which produces MEKCRLSAVLLLAHIGLSSVVLEAQVSVEPQVTGYQGNDVTLRWRLEFAGASAGDSSITIKDVEMTDAGKYICLLTVFPSGSFERTTILTVLNQIPPPSSGEVVGIVTAALLVTAVVTATAYLIIARKRHKALFNPSVSIDASSLVVNADRTGRQEDLVYSEIVRFNIDKRKAHDPSGEDQKDADVKPAEDVTYSAVAVGQQHSLREDTVYSQVVRKDWDIDDVWTV